Within the candidate division WOR-3 bacterium genome, the region ACCTCCCTTCCCTTATTCGTTGAGACGCAGGCTAAATAGACCAGTTTCGTTTTGGGAATGAGTCTTAAAACCTGCTTCGGGCATTCCCGAACGCAAATTCCGCAGCCGGTGCATTTCTCCTCATCAATGATTGGCAACTCATTTTCTCCCATCCGGATTGCTCCGAAAGGGCAGACTTTTACGCAATGTCCATAACCCAAACAGGCAAAATCGCATCTCTTATCACCGGAATGGAGAAGGGCAACCGAACGGCAATCTCTCTTTCCCCGCAGAAAAAACTTTCTGGCACACTCTTTTTTACCCCCCTGGCAGACTAAGACCGCAATCTTCTTCTCCGGAAGAATCTCTTCCCTTCCCAAAATTTCGGCAATTTTTACCCGGTTCTCTTCCCCCAATACGGAACACAGGGATAAACTAACTCCCCCCTCTAATAGCCTTTCCGCGAAGGCGGCACACCCCGGGAAACCACATCCCCCGCAATTGGCATTGGGGAGAAGGTTTAGAATCTCCTTTAGTCTCTCATCAACCCGAACCCGGAAACGAGTTGCCGCCAAAACTAAAATCATCCCCATTAAGAAGCCCAAACCACCAAGGACGAAAAGACCACTCAGAACTAAATTACTCATAGGGAAATACCGAAGAGGCCAATGAATCCCATAAAACCTAAGGAGACCAAGGCAGCGGCGATGAAGGCAATCGTATAACCCTTAAACGCCGGAGAGATTGGGGCGTAGTCCAATTTTTCCCGGATGGCGGCGAAGATGAGTATGACAAACATAAAGCCGAGCCCGGTGCCTAAGGCAAAGAGCAAAGCCTGTAATAAATTATATTGATAGTTAATCACCAAAAAGGTGCAAG harbors:
- a CDS encoding 4Fe-4S binding protein; protein product: MSNLVLSGLFVLGGLGFLMGMILVLAATRFRVRVDERLKEILNLLPNANCGGCGFPGCAAFAERLLEGGVSLSLCSVLGEENRVKIAEILGREEILPEKKIAVLVCQGGKKECARKFFLRGKRDCRSVALLHSGDKRCDFACLGYGHCVKVCPFGAIRMGENELPIIDEEKCTGCGICVRECPKQVLRLIPKTKLVYLACVSTNKGREVREVCRVGCFACGICIKACPYNALHLENNLPVMDFSLCTDCGICVHKCPTKSYVDRAKARPYAMISTACDGCGECVKVCQFQAIEGKIGERHKVIIEKCIGCGECFKVCPIKAITMVGALGYAYK